From Vanacampus margaritifer isolate UIUO_Vmar chromosome 8, RoL_Vmar_1.0, whole genome shotgun sequence, a single genomic window includes:
- the LOC144056100 gene encoding immunoglobulin-like and fibronectin type III domain-containing protein 1 translates to MSFKTKEPPKVAITRRSRVHGVMITQVVQQVPTGKATPDFTRKPIAMTVHEGRRAFFKAIVTGEPVPSVTWGRNKGNINDAEKYRIRYDEKAKEHILEIPEAKVDLADTYKCSATNEYGTAVCSATLNIIKGETKTYPADEAPQDFRAMLKKTVVVTKKKQLPPKKEGELDPKLWEVLISAPKKDYQRICLDFGVTDFRWLLKRLNQMKKERADEQAKVVENIGNVKQIEVKPNRKAEFSLDMALLDPNSTIYLYKDGSRVPYGNNGNSKHSLQKHGNKYCFTIKDPQPEDAGLYQVDVGETNVLTTDFQVPAVEFADKINNVKALENKDTSFQCVLSTPLHRITWSTPDTSLEHGDKYDINVSEDQLTHKLTIKNCDQADNGSYYAIAGIASCNASLVVEADPNAHKGVQHKKAEDQDDLAKLALKQKLQVKAEDTEGKDGQNESGGKIGAGGGDDSSGKTDITKDCRSDGWNTDGGHGERKGENKNNLLGGREDENEGVQFVSGLSNTTASIGGRAELICKLSTENSEGRWYKNGKLLTNEDGVRMIKDGAHHKLIIDCCKKEDLGMYRFESDGCKSEATLNIQDPPKIDASALVKFTKPVIVKAGDTAEWKLQFSNGKPVNIQWSKDNDELLPAPNVRIEKSATESKLRLAKCQRKDSGEIKIKIRNEFGTTEAISKLIVMDKPTPPQGPVDIMESAVTSVEFKWKPPKDNGGCPVTNYIIERQQVGRNKWSNLGEISGSSTVYKDCDVDPGRRYYYRIRAKNSEGVSDYLQTEAIPAGVLRYPGTPSAPKVARVSKECISLTWCAPCDTGGTKIVGYNLEKRKKGTNYWSLVNQGGPIKESRYEVKDVFEGAEYEFRVSAINLSGPGEASNPCDTIIARDPMKPPGKVTDLRVTSSDYITLSLAWTKPKEVRGSQDEAQGYYVEIRPISSPEWTRCNVVPITPTTYTVRGLKAMSAYWVRVVATNYGGDGEPRGFDSHIIAMPPPVRPKFKECNMKSFVVVRSGNTVRLNIPFEASPFPDVSWLKDGTLIPKHVTVTNSDEASQLLIPTSERSDSGLYTVIVKNLGGQESFNVEIRVTDDPKPPGPVELTQNVPGTVTLSWAPSPDETKDDRLHYVISKRDSFKPTWRTVAENLFNNKFTVVDIVPGRQYHFRVFAKNDIGLSTPSLSPAFETKKEKERFKMNVPRRKPVNLASAPSFVTPLRRHLPPEGYECHMSCAVKGAPAPRVTWYHDDVDLSVNSNYYITNVCGVCSLLILRVGANDSGEYKVAVENHLGSAQCSMMLNVRERGKIKLESSLKSIDQRLAGVPIVNS, encoded by the exons ATGAGTTTCAAGACAAAAGAGCCACCAAAAG TGGCCATCACAAGGAGGTCCAGGGTTCACGGCGTCATGATTACTCAAGTCGTCCAGCAAGTTCCAACAGGAAAAGCAACACCTGACTTCACCCGGAAGCCGATAGCTATGACTGTGCACGAAG GGAGAAGAGCTTTTTTCAAAGCAATCGTCACCGGCGAGCCGGTACCGAGTGTCACATGGGGTCGAAACAAGGGGAACATCAATGACGCAGAGAAGTACAGGATTAGATATGATGAAAAAGCCAAAGAACACATCCTGGAG ATACCAGAAGCAAAAGTCGACCTTGCCGACACGTACAAATGCTCTGCTACCAATGAATATGGAACAGCTGTTTGCTCAGCCACCCTCAACATTATCAAAGGTGAGACAAAGACTTACCCTGCA GATGAAGCGCCACAGGATTTCAGAGCAATGCTCAAGAAAAC CGTTGTCGTCACCAAGAAAAAACAACTGCCGCCAAAGAAAGAGGGAGAACTTGATCCTAAACTCTGGGAAGTGCTCATCAGTGCACCAAAGAAAGACTATCAAAGAATATGCTTGGACTTTGGAGTTACAGATTTCCGCTGGTTGCTGAAAAGATTGAATCAGATGAAAAAGGAAAGGGCAGATGAACAGGCAAAG GTCGTTGAAAATATCGGAAACGTGAAACAAATTGAAGTGAAACCTAACAGAAAGGCAGAATTCAGCCTTGACATGGCCTTACTGGATCCCAACAGCACTATTTATCTGTAcaag GACGGTTCCAGAGTCCCATATGGTAATAATGGAAACTCCAAGCATAGCTTGCAGAAACAtggaaataaatattgtttcacCATCAAAGACCCCCAACCAGAAGATGCTGGTTTATATCAGGTTGACGTTGGGGAGACAAATGTTCTTACGACTGACTTCCAAG TGCCTGCAGTGGAGTTTGCAGACAAGATTAATAACGTAAAGGCCTTGGAAAACAAAGACACCTCTTTTCAATGTGTCTTGTCGACACCCCTCCACAGAATTACATGGTCAACGCCAGACACGTCACTTGAACATGGTGACAAATACGATATAAACGTCTCAGAAGACCAACTGACACATAAGCTAACAATTAAAAACTGTGACCAGGCTGATAATGGATCATATTATGCTATTGCCGGCATTGCGTCGTGCAATGCATCTCTTGTCGTAGAAG cTGATCCCAATGCCCATAAAGGTGTTCAGCACAAGAAGGCTGAGGATCAGGATGACCTGGCGAAATTGGCTTTGAAGCAGAAACTGCAAGTGAAGGCAGAAGACACAGAGGGAAAGGATGGACAAAATGAGTCTGGTGGGAAGATCGGCGCTGGAGGAGGTGATGATTCGAGTGGAAAGACTGATATAACCAAGGATTGTAGGTCTGATGGCTGGAACACTGATGGAGGCCATGGTGAGAGAAAAGGTGAGAACAAAAACAACCTCCTGGGAGGCAGAGAAGATGAAA ATGAAGGTGTTCAGTTTGTCAGTGGGTTGTCAAATACCACAGCTAGTATCGGTGGACGGGCAGAGCTAATTTGTAAATTAAGCACTGAGAACTCTGAGGGAAGGTGGTACAAAAACGGGAAACTG CTCACCAATGAAGATGGCGTCAGGATGATTAAAGATGGAGCCCATCACAAATTGATAATTGACTGCTGTAAGAAAGAGGATCTAGGCATGTATCGCTTTGAGTCAGATGGATGTAAATCAGAAGCCACATTGAATATTCAAG ATCCACCAAAGATTGACGCTAGTGCTCTTGTAAAATTCACAAAACCAGTGATTGTAAAAGCAGGCGATACTGCCGAATGGAAGCTTCAATTCTCGAATGGAAAACCGGTGAACATTCAGTGGAGCAAGGACAACGATGAGCTTTTGCCTGCCCCCAATGTGAGGATTGAAAAATCCGCCACGGAAAGCAAACTACGCCTTGCAAAATGCCAAAGAAAAGACAGTGGCGagatcaaaataaaaatcaggaaCGAATTTGGTACAACAGAAGCAATTTCCAAACTTATAGTCATGG ACAAACCCACACCGCCACAAGGACCTGTGGACATTATGGAGAGTGCCGTGACATCTGTTGAGTTCAAATGGAAACCGCCAAAGGATAACGGCGGATGTCCAGTCACAAACTACATCATAGAACGGCAGCAGGTTGGGCGTAACAAATGGTCCAATCTCGGGGAGATCAGTGGCAGCAGTACAGTTTACAAAGACTGTGATGTGGACCCGGGAAGGAGATACTACTATCGGATCAGAGCCAAAAATTCAGAGGGTGTTAGTGACTACCTACAGACAGAAGCTATACCAGCTGGAGTGTTAC GTTATCCGGGAACCCCTTCGGCACCAAAAGTGGCCCGTGTCAGTAAAGAGTGCATTAGTCTGACTTGGTGTGCTCCATGCGACACCGGCGGGACCAAAATAGTGGGCTATAATTtggaaaaaaggaagaaaggcaCTAATTACTGGAGCCTAGTAAATCAAGGAGGACCAATAAAGG AATCCAGGTATGAAGTGAAAGACGTCTTTGAGGGGGCAGAATATGAATTCAGGGTGTCGGCAATCAACCTGTCAGGTCCCGGAGAGGCAAGCAATCCGTGTGACACCATAATCGCAAGAGATCCCATGA AACCCCCCGGCAAAGTCACCGACCTCAGAGTAACATCCAGTGACTACATAACCTTGTCGCTGGCTTGGACTAAACCCAAGGAAGTGAGAGGGTCACAGGATGAAGCCCAAGGGTACTACGTAGAGATCAGACCCATCTCAAGCCCGGAATGGACCCGATGCAACGTCGTCCCAATTACTCCCACCACCTATACTGTGCGTGGTTTGAAGGCCATGTCCGCCTACTGGGTGAGAGTAGTTGCTACCAATTATGGAGGCGATGGAGAACCACGAGGCTTTGACAGTCACATCATTGCAATGCCCCCTCCTG TACGTCCAAAGTTCAAAGAATGCAACATGAAGAGCTTCGTAGTCGTGAGATCAGGAAACACTGTTCGCCTCAACATCCCATTTGAG GCGTCACCATTTCCGGATGTCTCGTGGTTGAAAGATGGTACTTTAATCCCCAAGCATGTAACGGTCACCAATTCTGATGAAGCTTCTCAACTGTTGATCCCTACATCTGAGCGATCCGACTCTGGACTTTACACCGTTATCGTCAAGAATCTCGGCGGCCAAGAGAGCTTCAACGTGGAAATTAGGGTAACAG ATGACCCTAAGCCTCCGGGTCCTGTGGAGCTGACCCAGAACGTCCCAGGAACAGTCACTTTGTCCTGGGCGCCCTCTCCAGACGAGACAAAGGACGACAGGCTGCACTACGTCATATCCAAGCGGGACTCCTTCAAGCCCACTTGGAGGACGGTGGCAGAAAACCTCTTCAACAACAAGTTTACTGTTGTGGACATTGTGCCTGGGCGCCAATATCACTTCAGGGTTTTTGCTAAAAACGACATAGGCCTTTCGACGCCATCTTTGTCACCTGCATTTGAaaccaagaaagaaaaag AAAGGTTCAAGATGAATGTACCGAGGAGAAAACCTGTGAATTTAGCATCAGCGCCGTCATTCGTCACCCCATTGAGGCGCCACTTGCCTCCAGAAGGCTATGAGTGTCACATGAGCTGCGCGGTCAAGGGCGCCCCGGCGCCCCGTGTGACCTGGTACCACGACGATGTGGACCTGAGCGTCAACAGCAACTACTACATCACCAACGTATGTGGTGTCTGCTCCCTGCTTATCCTGAGGGTGGGTGCCAATGACAGCGGTGAATACAAGGTTGCTGTGGAGAACCATCTGGGGTCGGCCCAGTGCTCCATGATGCTGAACGTCAGAG